Proteins encoded by one window of Deinococcus radiodurans R1 = ATCC 13939 = DSM 20539:
- a CDS encoding bifunctional nicotinamide-nucleotide adenylyltransferase/Nudix hydroxylase, whose translation MTAPHDPALASPAPPIPSRAYGVYIGRFEPPHQAHLLVMLEALERVQTLIVVIGSARSARTTKNPWTAHERQDVIEAMLAEAGADPQRLRFVHVRDFLYDEAHWLADVRAGVEAHTGGSRDVALVGHIKDESSYYLRSFPDWEFLPTHVVSPLNATDVRRAYFEDRLSDVRGMVPPAVHAFLEGFQRTPEYAELQAEFLALRSAVAPAPATRLTVGAVVSGAGQLLAVRRAERPGRGLLTLPGDEPGPQETLLACAMRAVRQQTGLDTGAVLGAVRAQAIFDAPGRSQRGRIVAYVFHFALGEDALTAQPAGNAAAWLPLSEALEHPEGWFEDEAEIVAHFLAKV comes from the coding sequence ATGACCGCACCGCACGACCCGGCCCTCGCCTCGCCTGCTCCCCCTATCCCAAGCCGAGCCTACGGCGTCTACATCGGACGTTTCGAGCCGCCGCATCAGGCGCACCTGCTGGTGATGCTCGAAGCGCTGGAGCGGGTGCAAACCCTCATCGTGGTCATCGGCTCGGCGCGTTCGGCCCGCACCACCAAAAATCCCTGGACGGCGCATGAACGCCAGGATGTGATTGAGGCGATGCTGGCGGAAGCGGGCGCCGACCCGCAGCGGCTGCGCTTCGTACACGTCCGCGACTTTCTGTACGACGAGGCGCACTGGCTCGCGGACGTGCGCGCGGGCGTGGAGGCGCACACCGGGGGCAGCCGCGACGTGGCGCTCGTGGGCCACATCAAGGACGAGAGCAGCTATTACCTCCGCTCTTTTCCTGACTGGGAGTTTCTGCCCACCCACGTCGTCAGCCCGCTCAACGCCACCGACGTGCGCCGCGCCTACTTTGAAGACCGCCTGAGCGACGTGCGCGGGATGGTGCCGCCCGCCGTGCATGCCTTTCTGGAGGGCTTTCAGCGCACCCCTGAGTACGCCGAGTTGCAGGCCGAGTTCCTGGCACTGCGCTCCGCCGTGGCCCCCGCGCCAGCCACCCGCCTGACGGTGGGCGCGGTGGTGAGCGGCGCGGGGCAGCTCCTCGCCGTGCGCCGCGCTGAGCGCCCAGGCCGGGGCCTGCTCACCCTGCCGGGCGACGAGCCGGGCCCGCAGGAAACGCTGCTCGCCTGCGCCATGCGGGCGGTGCGGCAGCAGACCGGGCTGGACACCGGGGCCGTGCTGGGCGCCGTGCGGGCGCAGGCCATCTTCGACGCGCCGGGCCGCAGCCAGCGCGGGCGCATCGTGGCGTATGTCTTTCACTTCGCGCTGGGGGAGGACGCGCTGACCGCTCAGCCTGCTGGGAACGCTGCCGCGTGGCTGCCGCTGTCCGAGGCGCTCGAGCATCCCGAGGGGTGGTTCGAGGACGAGGCGGAAATCGTCGCGCACTTTCTCGCCAAAGTCTGA
- a CDS encoding LptF/LptG family permease, with protein sequence MYGAGLALLLALQFADTLSSTLGKAIAYRATASESATAFLAILPTIFNRALVLSVPFAILLGLSRLQRDSELKAAFAAGIRPLSLVWPLLLPFTLVGALAFWNAGTVVPAGLDRWDKTWYSIFNVPEKIPTRDNYTYAPPGALYYAGRVTQAPQGQPAPLAGVMVQRGGVVYTANSGSWNTAAQSWTLDAPWVTAPGERPRQQAGPVTLPQGDTLRPPPAEAKKVSNAALRTALAGESLTEQERREYTYQLASRYADPFTPIAFALAAAVLGLLIRNQAAALAAVIVFIAGFYVLWITMPQLARAGAVDPTLAAWVPSLIFLLLGLGLAWRVNR encoded by the coding sequence ATGTACGGAGCGGGCCTCGCCCTGCTGCTCGCCTTGCAGTTTGCCGACACCCTGAGCAGCACCCTGGGCAAGGCCATCGCCTACCGGGCCACCGCTTCGGAAAGCGCGACCGCCTTTCTGGCGATTTTGCCCACCATCTTCAACAGAGCGCTGGTGCTGTCGGTGCCGTTCGCCATTTTGCTGGGGCTCTCGCGGCTTCAGCGCGACTCGGAACTCAAGGCCGCTTTCGCCGCCGGCATCAGGCCGCTCTCGCTTGTCTGGCCGCTGCTGCTGCCGTTTACGCTGGTCGGGGCACTCGCCTTCTGGAACGCGGGCACGGTGGTTCCGGCGGGGCTCGACCGCTGGGACAAGACGTGGTACAGCATCTTCAACGTCCCCGAGAAAATCCCCACCCGTGACAACTACACCTACGCCCCGCCCGGCGCCCTGTACTACGCGGGCCGGGTCACGCAGGCGCCGCAGGGCCAGCCGGCGCCGCTCGCCGGGGTCATGGTGCAGCGCGGCGGCGTGGTCTACACCGCCAATTCGGGAAGCTGGAACACCGCCGCGCAGAGCTGGACGCTCGACGCCCCCTGGGTGACCGCGCCGGGCGAGCGCCCCCGGCAGCAGGCCGGCCCGGTCACGCTGCCGCAGGGCGACACGCTGCGCCCCCCGCCCGCCGAGGCCAAAAAGGTCAGCAATGCCGCGCTCCGCACTGCCCTCGCGGGGGAAAGCCTGACCGAGCAGGAGCGGCGCGAGTACACCTACCAGCTCGCCTCGCGCTACGCCGATCCCTTTACGCCCATCGCCTTTGCGCTCGCTGCCGCCGTGCTGGGGCTGCTGATTCGCAATCAGGCCGCTGCGCTCGCCGCCGTCATCGTGTTTATCGCGGGCTTTTACGTGCTGTGGATCACCATGCCGCAGCTCGCGCGCGCCGGGGCGGTGGACCCTACGCTGGCCGCCTGGGTGCCGAGCCTGATCTTTTTGCTGCTGGGGCTGGGCCTGGCGTGGCGGGTGAACCGATGA